ACAGCAAGCCTCGAGGAGATTTTCATGGAAGTGGCGGTGATTCAATCATGACTGGATTTTTGACACTGCTGCAAAAAGAATGGAAAGAGCAGACGAGAAACTTTAAGGTATTATGGATTCCACTCGTTTTTATTATTTTCGGGATCATCGAACCGATAACAAATCACTATTTGCCTGAAATTATGAAAAGTGTTGGCAATATGCCAGAAGGATCCGAATTTCTATGGCCGGAATACAGCGGTGAAGAAATCTTTATGTCGCTGCTGGGACAATATCAATTCATAGGTATTTTAGTCATTGTCCTCGCTTTTATGGGGGCGATTTCAGGCGAGCGAAAGACTGGAACCGCTACACTTCTTTACGTTCGACCAATCTCATTTCGCGCCTATTTTTTAAGTAAATGGGTTGTAATAAATGGTATCGTACTAGCTAGTGTGTGGTTAGGATTTTTTGCCGCATGGTATTATATCTCTATTTTGTTCAACAGCGTAAATGCCGGCGAAGTTATTAGGTTTATTGCAGTGTATAGTCTATGGATTATTTTCGTTGTTACAGTGGTTTTGGCATTCAGCGCTACATTTTCTACAGGTGTTGCAGCAACACTTTCGTTGTTATTGACGATTGTTTTTCAACTTGTAGATTCGCTTATCGGGGCATATTGGACAATATCGCCGTGGAAGTTGCCACAATACGCATCTGAGGTATTTGTTGGAAGCACGGATACGGCAGGGTTTTGGTGGAGTATTTGTGTTGCTGCTATTGCTGTTTTAATCTTAATATTTATAGGCGTCATGATGTCCAAACGGAATTCAGCCAAAACAACAGTCTAAAGTATTGTAATCTATACCTATTCTTAACCTTGGGTTGTTATGGTTGTGAAAGGAACGTCAGTTTACTTGATTGGGGGTGTAGGTTATGGAAGCAGTCGAGCAGGTAAACAATACACGTGGGTCAAAGCAAATTGCACCGCAAATGTCTATAGGAAGTTGGATTATTACATTCATATTACTAGCCATTCCACTTGTCAATCTTATTATGCTATTCATATGGGCTTTTGATGCGATGAGTGAGCGGCGGAACTTTGCGCGCGCGTATTTAATTATTCTTGGGATCGTGTTGGTGTTATGGATTCTCTTTGTTATCCTGATGCTTATTCTGGGAGCATCATCCGGGCTATTTTCGAACTTTAGTTTTGTTCATCTATTTTAAAGCCTTTGCCAATAAGAAAACTACAACCCTTAGTTCAAAAAGGGTTGTAGTTTTTTTGTTGTTTAGCATATTATAGAGTTTTTTACTGTGTATATCTTTTAACATAGAGATTTCACATCCAGCTCCAGGCGCCAGCCCCTCGGGTCATAAGCAATCGTGCTATAAAGAAGAATTGAACTGCATTCTTCCCTAAAGAAGAATTGAACTACATTCTTCCCTAGCAAAGATCGCTGCGTCGCACGCTTGCTTATGCCTGTCGGGGCTAGACGGGCGCCTTGCGCTTTAGTTTATTAGCTATCGGCCTTTTCAGATCCGGGTGACATTTCTTCGCTAGAAGAATTACTTTTCGTATCTCGGTGAACTTCTTCCTCTTGCCACTCCATCCGTGCATCCTCTAATGGAATCGGGTCAACGAACTTCATATCCTCGTGCATATCGTGAAGGCTTACTTTATCTGTTTTAATGCGCTCTGGATTGTCCATGAATGGACCATCTGCGTCTTCGCGGTCACGTTCAGTAAAGGGTTTCTTTTTCGTCATAACAAGTCATCCTCCTTACTTATATGATTCACGGGAATGGGCGAGGCTAAACATTCATTACACGCAACATGTTTTTAAAGGATTTTTAAAGGGTAAAATAATGTTAAGAATATATATAGGAGGAGTCATTATGTCAACGTCAGATAGGAAGTTTATCGGTATATTCCATTCAATCGACACAGTCCTTTATAAACTAATGGAAATGAAAGCGAATGGCTATGAAGAAGAAAATATCCATGTATTTTCACGCGAACAGGATAATATTGCAATGCTTGATGGTCAGACTAAGATGAATTTAAATGGTTCTTACGGCGAGGATTGGAGAAAAGGTTTTAATGAGTTTTTGGGAATAGAAGAACCAGTTTTCAATGCTTTCAATTCAATGGGGTTTTCAGATCAAGAATCAAAGCATTATTTTGATGAAGTTGAAAATGGAGGGATTGCCATGTTTGTTGATACTACTTTTGGGGATGACCCAACCGAGGCAGATAGTAGTGCTGACATTAGCTCCAGTGGTGAAGTACATGATGGTTCAGGAAACGAACAATTACTGCATAGTGATGGAACGACTCCCCGCATGAAAACAGAAAATCTGTAAAATAGGTAAAAAGAAAAAGCTATTTCTCATTGAGAAATAGCTTTTTCACTGTTCTTAACGGTCTCGATTAGAGAACTTATCTTTTGTTTCTCCAACTTTTTCTTGCACTTCACCTTTAGCTTTGTCGAATTTACCTTCAGCTTGTAGCTTTGCGTTATCCGTCGCTTGACCAAATTCGTCTTTTACTTCGCCCTTGGCTTTATTCCCTGCACCTTTTAATTTGTCGGAAAATCCTTTGTCTGTCATTGAAAAGCCCTCCTTTGTAATGTGTTCTTTCTATACCCGCATCTAAAATAGGGTAAACAATGGGGAAAAGTACCCAATAAGTTAATTGAAAAATGAAACAAAATGAATGTATCTTTTATCCTGCTTCCTATGTATACTTATAAACAAGGATATGAAAAATATGGGAGGGGTTATCGTGATAAAAAAAGGACGCTTCGCCCTATCAGACAGCAAGGAATATGAACTTGCCTCATATCAAGGCCAGTATTATTTAAAGTCTAAGGATCCCCGTGACTTGACAAACGGCTTCATAAAAATGCGGAATGATGAAAATATACTCATTAAGAAAATTGCCGTTGACGAGTTGGAGGATGCTTATGAAATCTTTCCGTATACAATGGTAAAAGGGCACCGTTTTGCGGTAGAAGGCTACAGTAATAGCACTGGAATGGTTTCGCTCGTAACAAACAATCCATTTGTTAAAGACAAATTGCCGGTTCGCCCATATGGTAAATCAGAATACATAATTGAAATTCCGTATACTGCTATTGAAATTAAAGATGATCGAATGCCAATCCTCGGATTTGAAAATGATCTATATGAAAGAATTAGAAGCAGTTCACTATAGGAACAAATATGAAAAAAGGTAATCCATATCGGACTGCCTTTTTTTAATTGTTATTTTATTATTAACTGATACAAGACATCATCGTCATTCGAAGGATTTCCGCGTCCATCGGTATTATTCGATATAAAATACAAAGATTTGCCGTCCGAAAAAACATCACGAACGCGGCCAAAACCTTTAATCGTGTCAATAATTTGATGACTTTCGGGATCGATGACAAGTATTTCTTGACCGCGAAGCGACGTCACATATAAAAGGTTTTTGTGGAAAGCCATTCCTGATGGTGCCCAGGTGTCATCGGAACCGGAAGTTAAAATAGGCGTTTCCATGCCTTCTGCAGTTTCAACACCTTCAATGATAGGCCATCCATAATTATTCCCTTCAATAATAATATTAATTTCATCATTTGCAGATTGCCCATGTTCAGATGCGTACATTGCACCTTGAGGATCCCATGCAAGTCCTTGTGGATTTCGATGTCCGTACGTATAAATATGAAATTTACTATCTTCACCGTATCTCAAAATTTTACCGTTCAATGAGTCCAAATCTTGCGCAGCTTCTGGATTAGCCCCGTCCCCAATCGTGGCAAAAAGAATGCCATCAGGAGAAATTGCTAAACGACCTCCGTGATGAACAGAACCAGAAGAAACCCCGTCCAGAAGTATTTCTTTTTCACTCCAAGAAGAACCGTCATATTGAAGGCTAATAATGCGATTCACAGGCGAACCATTGACATCATAGACGTAATAAGCATAAGCCTCACTTGATTGTACGAAATCCTCTTTTAAAACAAACCCCAGAAGACCTGCTTCGGAAGCGGTCGATAAAGGTTCATCCAACTTCACGTTTTCTCGAATTTGATTGCCATCAGGCGTAATTTTTACGATTGTGCCGCCTCGTTCTGAAATGAAAAAGGTATCGCCATTCTTTGCAATCGACCACGGGACTTCAAGATTTGTTGCAACCTTTTCGGGAAACACTGTACTTTCCACGTCTTGGGTTGTAACCGATTCGGAACATCCTCCCATTATAATAAGTAACAATAATAAGACGTACTTTCTCATGTCGTCCCCCCTTCGGAATTCCTAATACTCATTCTATTATACACCAAATATTCTGGGTTAATTTCAGTTCGAATAAACCCCTGATTGTATGAAAAAGGGTAAAAATTGGCATGCTTTATTTATAAGAGAAATTTTAGCGAAGGAGAATGAAGAATGTCCAAAGAAAATAATGGATTATCGAGACGTGATTTTCTTAAGACGACCGGGATTGCTACTGGTGCATTAGTAGGCGGAGGAGTGCTTGGAAGTCTTATCACCCATAATGTCACGAAAGGGAATGTCGCAGGAACCGGAAAAAATGAAGCGGGTGGTGGGGAGCATGTCGGCGACGTATTTCGAGGTCGAATGTTCTTTACGAATGCAAATGAGTTCAATGTATTATCTGAAGCGGTCGAGCGAATTTTTCCGGAAGATGATTTGGGACCGGGGGCAATCGGACTGGGCGTTCCATACTTCATCGACAACCAATTAGCCGGTAATTACGGTAGCAATGCGAAAGAATATATGAAAGGGCCGTTTTTTGCTGGCGAATCAACGCAAGGATACCAAAGTAGGCTAACCCGTGCAGAAATTTTCAGGCAAGGTCTGGCTAAAATGGATGAGGAAGCTAAAAAACGATTCGATACAGGATTTTCTGCCCTTGAAGGAAATCAGATGGACGAAATACTGACTGCGTTTCAAAAGAATGAAGTTGAAATGAAAGGGGGAGCTTCAGGGTTTTACTTTAAATTACTGAGACAAGCCACGCTTGAAGGAGCGTACGCAGACCCGATCTATAATGGCAATATTAATATGGATGGTTGGCGCATGAAGGGATTTCCGGGTCATCAGATGGCCTATATAAAGGAAATTGAAAATGAAGCGTACATGAAAATTGAACCGAAATCGATTAGCAGCATGGAACATTAAGGA
This genomic window from Sporosarcina sp. Marseille-Q4063 contains:
- a CDS encoding sorbosone dehydrogenase family protein, producing MRKYVLLLLLIIMGGCSESVTTQDVESTVFPEKVATNLEVPWSIAKNGDTFFISERGGTIVKITPDGNQIRENVKLDEPLSTASEAGLLGFVLKEDFVQSSEAYAYYVYDVNGSPVNRIISLQYDGSSWSEKEILLDGVSSGSVHHGGRLAISPDGILFATIGDGANPEAAQDLDSLNGKILRYGEDSKFHIYTYGHRNPQGLAWDPQGAMYASEHGQSANDEINIIIEGNNYGWPIIEGVETAEGMETPILTSGSDDTWAPSGMAFHKNLLYVTSLRGQEILVIDPESHQIIDTIKGFGRVRDVFSDGKSLYFISNNTDGRGNPSNDDDVLYQLIIK
- a CDS encoding CsbD family protein, whose product is MTDKGFSDKLKGAGNKAKGEVKDEFGQATDNAKLQAEGKFDKAKGEVQEKVGETKDKFSNRDR
- a CDS encoding ABC transporter permease; amino-acid sequence: MTGFLTLLQKEWKEQTRNFKVLWIPLVFIIFGIIEPITNHYLPEIMKSVGNMPEGSEFLWPEYSGEEIFMSLLGQYQFIGILVIVLAFMGAISGERKTGTATLLYVRPISFRAYFLSKWVVINGIVLASVWLGFFAAWYYISILFNSVNAGEVIRFIAVYSLWIIFVVTVVLAFSATFSTGVAATLSLLLTIVFQLVDSLIGAYWTISPWKLPQYASEVFVGSTDTAGFWWSICVAAIAVLILIFIGVMMSKRNSAKTTV
- a CDS encoding gluconate 2-dehydrogenase subunit 3 family protein, with product MSKENNGLSRRDFLKTTGIATGALVGGGVLGSLITHNVTKGNVAGTGKNEAGGGEHVGDVFRGRMFFTNANEFNVLSEAVERIFPEDDLGPGAIGLGVPYFIDNQLAGNYGSNAKEYMKGPFFAGESTQGYQSRLTRAEIFRQGLAKMDEEAKKRFDTGFSALEGNQMDEILTAFQKNEVEMKGGASGFYFKLLRQATLEGAYADPIYNGNINMDGWRMKGFPGHQMAYIKEIENEAYMKIEPKSISSMEH
- a CDS encoding general stress protein, yielding MSTSDRKFIGIFHSIDTVLYKLMEMKANGYEEENIHVFSREQDNIAMLDGQTKMNLNGSYGEDWRKGFNEFLGIEEPVFNAFNSMGFSDQESKHYFDEVENGGIAMFVDTTFGDDPTEADSSADISSSGEVHDGSGNEQLLHSDGTTPRMKTENL